The proteins below come from a single Aegilops tauschii subsp. strangulata cultivar AL8/78 chromosome 6, Aet v6.0, whole genome shotgun sequence genomic window:
- the LOC109781679 gene encoding protein trichome birefringence-like 12, translated as MPRLRLPLLLLLPVTLTISVLLFLSSSPPPPPPQPPIPCGAAPSDATAGRWVPTPSPPPPPLYSQSCPFHRNAWNCLRNGRRPVAALSWAPSRCGAVPRLDPAAFLAAARRRRIGFVGDSLSENLVVALLCALRSGDGGARKWKRRGAWRGGYFPRENVVVGYHRAVLLAKYTWQPVENSKPQSDGITGTYRVDVDIPADDWANITKFYDVLIFNTGHWWGPDKFPKETPLVFYRGGKPIEPPLGIFDGLKVVLKSMSSYIEREVPSTTMKLWRTQSPRHFDGGEWDHNGSCLSKRLLEEHELDSWFDPRFGGVNKEARLVNSVIEEALVGTDIQLLNLTYMSEFRADAHPAIWLGKKDAVAVWGQDCMHWCLPGVPDTWVDILAARILHYFKQGEG; from the exons ATGCCGCGCCTCCGCCTGCCTCTGCTGCTCCTCCTCCCCGTCACCCTCACCATctccgtcctcctcttcctctcttcCTCCCCTCCCCCGCCCCCGCCACAGCCCCCCATCCCCTGCGGCGCCGCCCCCTCCGACGCCACCGCCGGCCGCTGGGTCCCGACCCCGTCTCCCCCGCCGCCTCCCCTCTACAGCCAGTCCTGCCCCTTCCACCGCAACGCCTGGAACTGCCTCCGCAacggccgccgccccgtcgccgcgcTCTCCTGGGCCCCCTCCCGCTGCGGCGCCGTCCCGAGGCTCGATCCCGCCGCGTTCCTTGCGGCGGCCAGGCGGCGCCGGATCGGGTTCGTGGGGGACTCTCTGTCGGAGAACCTGGTCGTCGCGCTGCTCTGCGCGCTccgctccggcgacggcggcgcgcgCAAGTGGAAGCGCCGCGGCGCGTGGCGGGGCGGCTACTTCCCCCGGGAGAACGTCGTCGTCGGGTACCACCGCGCCGTGCTGCTCGCCAAGTACAC GTGGCAGCCTGTAGAGAATTCCAAACCCCAGAGTGATGGAATAACAGGAACTTACAGAGTTGATGTTGACATTCCTGCTGACGATTGGGCAAATATCACCAAGTTCTACGACGTGCTCATTTTCAACACTGGACACTG GTGGGGTCCGGATAAATTCCCAAAAGAGACTCCCCTTGTTTTCTACCGAGGAGGAAAACCAATCGAGCCTCCACTCGGCATCTTTGATGGACTGAAGGTAGTCCTCAAAAGTATGAGCTCGTACATCGAAAGGGAGGTCCCAAGTACAACAATGAAGCTGTGGCGCACACAATCACCCAGGCACTTTGATGGAGGCGAATGGGATCACAACGGCAGTTGCTTGTCTAAGAGGCTCCTCGAAGAACACGAG CTGGATTCTTGGTTCGATCCCAGGTTTGGGGGAGTCAACAAGGAAGCGAGATTAGTAAATTCAGTGATCGAGGAAGCTCTAGTCGGCACGGATATCCAGCTGCTCAACCTGACGTACATGAGCGAGTTTCGCGCCGACGCCCATCCAGCTATCTGGCTTGGGAAGAAGGATGCGGTGGCCGTTTGGGGGCAGGACTGCATGCATTGGTGCCTACCAGGCGTACCGGACACGTGGGTCGACATCTTGGCCGCGCGGATCTTGCACTACTTCAAGCAGGGCGAAGGTTGA